Below is a window of Oreochromis aureus strain Israel breed Guangdong linkage group 4, ZZ_aureus, whole genome shotgun sequence DNA.
GGTACTCCACTGCAGCCAATCATCCGATCTGGAGCTCGCCACCCTTTGTTTGCCATGTatttgattaatttgatttactGGACgtcacaaaaaaaatcatgagaataaaaatgtcTATAATGTCTGCAAGtattaaatctgcttcattaattaataatgtaaataaatgaaaaacactgTTATGCTTTGCACAACTTTCCCCCTGCCCTCTGTTTGTGATGAGCAACAGAACTCTCGGTTTCTGTTTATAAAGAGAAGCTCTCCTTCCTTCCTGTCTGCTCGTCTGTCTGGTGGTTTAACAACTTTGAAGCTTTGAAGACTTTCTTTTTATGCATGCGTCTCATTACTGAACACTTGTTCCATCCATTGAATGGACTTCTTTCATGATTTTTGCATCCCGTGCTTTCTTCGTGTGTTTATTGATCCTTTTGAGTCATTCTTTCTGTAATAACCTAATCAAGTATAATTATTCTTTGAATGGAAAGGTGTGCAGTTGGTTTTATGCATGAGCACTGGTGCTGCACTTGATCCTTGAATCTTAAGGCCGTATGACACGGAAATGGATTAATAATTGGAACTGTGGTGTTTTCACAGCCCGGCCCGTGAGCACATGTCCACCCCGCCTCCGCAGAGGAATGGTTCAGCGGTCCATCTCGCTGTAGGAACCCCACATCCTCAGGGAAGCTCCAAAGGGCCTAGTCCACACATGGTCCGCAGAGGTGAGGAAATCTAAATCTGCTATTTTAGTGGTTTATTATAACAAATGAGATCTAATAAGTATTTTTTCCTCCTGAAGGCACCAAGAAGCAAGCCCCAGCCCCACCCAAACAGGCCAGCCCATTTGCCTCTCAGCTCAGTAACACCCAAGCACCCGGTTCCCCACAGCACCCACCCATCACGCCCCGTCGTGTCCACAGCAAAGATGCCCTAATCCAAGCTCCGAGCCATCCACCCCCACAGCCGCCTACACCCCACCAAGCCCAGGGAGAGTCAGAGCACTCTCCCCCTAGCAGTCCCACCCCTCCTGACACTCCGCCTCACGATGGCCTGCACTCCAACCCGCTCTTCCACTCTGGCTCTCTCCCTCGACCCTCGAGGCCACCTCCAAAACCCAAACCCCGTCCCAGCATGCCACCGCCTCCGCAACCACAACCGACAGCAAATGACAGTGGCAATGGCATGTGCAACTCGGCCTCCAAAATCATAACAGGTAAACCAGTctgtctgtttctttctttgtataaaaaaaaaatatactatactaaaaatattttatactaaaatacaaatacagaagGTTTGCATCATCGATTTAAATGGTGCCAGCAATACAGTGTGGCAGAAATCACCTACTGCAACAAAAACATTGCTAAAATAAGTTGCATGTGTACGTACAAAGCTTTAACCTCTAAACAGAGTAATCGTTGATTTGGCCACTTTAGCAGTGCAGTGGTTGcaaagatgtgtttttttttttttttttttttaagctttaaaaACTCCACATAAGGGTCATGCATTCGAAGAGCtaccacaaaaaaataaaagagtacAGAAGAATATGCAAATTAAATATCAACAGCAATCTTGTGCAGTGCGATGATAAACTCAGTGCGTCCCCCCAGATAATAAACCACATCATAAATCATTAATCTGAAATGATCATGTAAATAACAACTGTAATACAGTTGTAAAATGGAATTCAATGGGATCATGAATTATAATGGTGTGAAAGTGGGAAGTAAAACTACAGTGCAgtacaaatatttaaatgtatatcTGCTAAACTGACCTCCAAGTAATGGTGAAGTATCATTTCTAACTTAACATCTGACCACTTCCACCATGGTTACACTCCACCTTTGAAAACAATATAGATAAAAGGTAATTGTTGTTTATTCAGACAAGTTTTTGAAGGAAGTTACCAGATCTACTGaagaatagattttttttctttggtgtttttttttgttgttgttttgtttaaatgatTTTCTTTGTGCAGACATTCCCATTATTGAACTCACTCACTTGCTGGCCGTCTGCTGATACTGTATTCACTTCTGTTATTGAGtgatttcagcttcttctcagAGCAGTGCTATTTTTAGCTCAGTGGCTTTTGGTTTCACTGTCTCATTTTTGGCTCACACACTTACAAAAGAGCTGTGGTGATCTGATGCATGACGGCATATGTGTAAATATTGCAGATGTCTGAGCTGCGGGCCTGCCTGTAAGATGAGCTTTGTAAGGCAGGTAATGGTaaggatctgattggctgatgcATTAACCTCGGTCTGTGTCTACTGCATGTGCATCTGTCTGGGGGAGAGAAAAGTGGCGTGTGTGTGTACGcgcatatatacatgtatatgtagGCTTGGTGCTTTTGTCCTAGGCTTTAGCTATGCTTTGCAACAACACTAACGTGCTTGCAGTTGTTTTTGTGGTTACtaacagactgtgtgtgtgtgtgtgtgtgtgtgtgtgtgcgtgtgtgtgtgtgtgtgtgtgcgtgtgtgtgtgtgtgtgcattctcttgaacagattttttttttttcttaaataatttgcattgcaTTTAAAGATTAACACACCAAGGAAACTCTCATGACTGCCATCCCAACTAAAAAGAGTTACTGGTAGTGCTGGTTAGAATTTATCTGACAGGATTTATTTCTGAGAGCAATCCTTGGTGTCttgctgtgtgtgcgtgtgtgtatgtgtgaatgtaAGTGTGAGTGAGCTCCCCGGTCTAAAACTGTGTGTCTATATATGGTTTGGTTTATTGATTTGTTTGCTGATTGGTTCCCTTCACCGTCCTCTCCAGAAGGAGGCCTGGTTCTAAAGGGGATTGGAAGAGCCATCATTCCTGAGGTGATTGAGGACGAAGAAGGGGAAAGCTCTGCTGGTCAAGAGCCTgccgccaccaccaccactactaCCACTAACACCCTCCCAGCCCTGAACCCAGACCCCAGCATCCAGACAGAGAGCACCGCTTTTTAAAGTCTGGGCTTGACTCTTTATGATCAAACATAAGACGGGGTAACTCAAAATGAAATCACTCCGGCTCTTCAAGCACCGCTCACATGATGTCAGAGTGTCGCTGGAAACGAATGGCTGCCTTTTCCTCTGCTATACTGACTCACACCAGAAACCTCATCTTAAGCAAGTCGTTCAGACCACAAAGGCCCTGTCCAGCTATCACTTTCCACATTAGACTGCACATTAAATGGTTTGCTCCACATACTGCTGGGTATTCTCTGATTGGACTGCAGGGCCTTGTGAGGAACAAGGCTAGCAGGGCTTTAACATAAAACCTCAGCAATATCGCAGCTGGCTTCAGAATGCTGGTAAagttaatcttttttttatattttaaatctaTTACTATTAAATCTTCAATTATGCAAATActtctttaaaaatgtgaatCTGGTTTTACCACATAAACCCTTCAATGGGCATTCCAAAAGCACAGCTGTAAGTTTTAAACAGCTGCTACTGATGAATATATGatgaagcaaaagaaaaaaaaatgttcagtgaGTAAATAAATTCCCTCATGTCCACAGCAATACTATGAAGGACCAAAGGAAATGACTGTTAGCCAAAGCAAACTGAGTTCAAATGTTGAGCCATTGTTATGGTTGCTAATGACCAAATATTTTAGTGTGAGTGCAATATAACAGTTTCTCTTCCACTGCTGTCCCATCCCAGCGTGCACACACTGCCATTTATTAGTTATTCAGGGCAGTTGTCAGTTTgagttttctttgatttccatgGACCTGATTCACAAAGCTGACAAAAAtataactgattttttttctcccgcTAAATGTAACTGATCATTTTTCTATCGAACTCAAAAGCTATGACCAAACTCAAGCATGTGATTAAAATTTGTAGaatattttttggttttttttttactatgacTCATTAGCTTTGCcttattttcagctttttttttttcttttttggttgttAAAGCATTTTTATGGTGGTTCTTCTGCACAAAATGCACTGCGCAATGCGTTTTTGATCTAAATAAAGATTGTTCAACAGTTTTTCatcttgaatgttttttttttaatgtcaaaatATTATTGCTCATAAATGGTCTTTtctttggaaaagaaaaaacaagttgCCTGCACTCTGTccattactttttgttttttttgtttttttgttttttagcaacAATTGACGTGACATTTTCATATGATTCATATTACAAAAAGTCAACcacatttgtgtcatttttaaggTAAAACTTTACAaagagtgaaaaaataaaacattcaaatctCTGCAGTCTTTCATGCAGCCCATTCTGTGTCCACTTAGTGCCCATCAAGCCCAGTAACCAATGATAAAGGCGGTTACAGAGAGGCAAATGATGAGGTTTGCATTAACAATGAGTCGTAGACGAGGCTTTTCCTCCAGAGAACAGATCGTTTGTTCAGGTGCAGGAAGCGGTGCGGGATCATCTTCCTTCTTCCGTCTCTCCATCCCACACAGCCAGTAGAGGGCAGACATCAGCTTGGACTGACTGCGTACACTGCTGGCAGACGATGCTGAATCTAGAGGGTtaaagggagagagggaggggaaaaatAACTTGGAATAGTCTCATAGATGTGTTGAGCTGCAAGGCTGAAGAGTTGCCAAATGGAAAAGAGAGCAGGACAGAGACCCACCTTTCCTGTGATGACACGCTTTTCCATTGCTGCTTCCCACCTCTCTCCCAGTGGCTCCCACATCATCCGTCTGAATAGCAATTACATCTAATGTTGTGCTGCTTTGCTCTGATGCAAACACCTGCTCTCGAGGCTTCACTGGGTCGAGTCTTGTGAACCATGTGAGTCGActaatctgtttttgtttttttttgttttaaagaaataaaggtGACAGTCAAACTGAGTTAAAGAAATCTATATATTGTAGAGAGGTGTGAATAACACTAGATATGTTGAAATGTTTTCTTCAGACTTTAAAAGGTAATTAACAAGACAGTCTCATTATAAATGTACCCTGAGCTGTTATTGACACCTAGTGGTGCTACAGAGTGATGTTATGAGCTGATCCCTGTAATGTTTCCATCTTAGTATCAGTCGCCCATTGCTCATGTCTTAGCAAAGGTGTGTTTATGACAGTAGGCATTTTCTTGAAAGTTAACAGTGGCTTCACCTGCTCTGGTTTTGGCTCCTCTGTAACCAAGCTCACTACAACCACCACAACGAGGGTAATGAAGGACAGCAACATGGAGAAGTAGAGGTAATGAACATATTTTAACACTGCAGGTCTGTCGTCCTCTTCATAGCACAGCGGAGCAGGGTAGATGAAGTCCAGTAACATGCGAATACACCCGACCACAAGGCCAATAGCCAGGCCCCAGAAAGCACCCTGCACCAGGGAGGGAGTCAAACATCAGCATTATACACAGTATAATAGAACATGAATATACACTCAACGGCCACTTCATtagctacacctcactaatgcTGGGTTGGACCTgctttttgccttcagaactgccttaactTCTTTagggcatagattcaacaagttgCTGGAAGCATGCCACACCAAACAGCAACTGTGCCAAGTCACTTAAATCCCCTTGTTGTCACATTCAAGTTCAGCAAGTCGTCTTGAACACGTCtgtcaatcacatggcagcatttAGTTGTTGCCGTGTGAATGGCTGTTTAGATATTTGCAGTAGCGagaagttgaacaggtgtacctaataaagtgaccagtGAGTGTATTTTCCATGAATTACTTGATCAATCGCAAGAACATtcggaagaaaaaaaaaaaaaaaacagcttgccTTCTCATTGGTCCTCTTCCAAAAGCAGCCCATGAGGAAGATGATGGAGACGGGGGGCTGGAGGTAAGTGCTGATGGACTGGATGTAGATGAAGAGCTGGCCACCCTGACTGGCCTGCACGACTGGAATCCACAAAACAGACACCACGACCAACACAAGCACAAACACTCTGCAGCACACACATCAAACCATAAAACAGGCGTTATGCAATAATAATGAGGTTCTGTAATGCACAGATTTGACAAAGAGCAGAAAACTAAAGGCGCTGAAATCTAAACGACACAATGCATTTAGCCATTATTGAGTAATATCTGGAAACAATGGTTTGGGTGAACACAACAGAAAAGTTTGGTGGATGAGTTCAGCTAAAGCGCCTTATACAAAGCTTTTTCAGGCAGGACCACTTTAATTAAAGTAGGTTgttatttccatctgcagtaaTTCATATATGAGCTCTCTTATGGGATCACCCCACTCTTTCATTTTGCATGCATGCAAAGCTGGAGGCGGGGAGAGCAGCATCAAAACGCCTTTTACAGAACAGAGCAGGCATCAAAGACCACAAACATTACATTCATTAAGTCCGACAACATAAAAAGAAGGAGCTGAGGTGGGGGTGGGCTTCAAAATAGCTTGcagagacagcagcagcaacttAAACAGTGTCCCCTGTGTGAGATTTGTTGATTGAATCATAAAAGGCTACGCAGGTTGGCATTAACACCAGCTGATCTGCCAGACTTCTGGCCAAGATCGACTTACTGAGCTAATACTATGCTCAGTTTTCCAAATGTAGATGCTCTAAGTGAGAATAAAGTGCTTTTCTGCTCAAACTTCAGTGTCAGCATACAATATACATGCTGCAGGTTTTATATCAGAATGCCCTGACGTGGTCACATACCTGCCCACAATCATGAGCTCCCATTCAGAAGCACGGGATCTGAAACTCTTCCACAGGTCCATGGTGAAAATGGTGCTGGCACTGTTAAAGATGGAGGTCAGCGAGGACATGAGAGCAGCAATCATCACAGCCATCATCAAGCCCCGCAGTCCTGGGAGGAAAGACGCACAGTCACCATAAAAGACTCGTCACGTAAAGCACGAGGCAGGAAACGAGGTGCAGCAGAAAGAGTCTCTCACCTGCAGGAAGAAGCTTCATGACCAGTTTGGCATAAGCAATGTCTGAACACCCCACTGGGTTGCCACAAATCTCTCTGCACACCTCAGGTTCTGCACAAGCCACTTCGTCTATGCACAGTAGAAACACACACGCATCAGTCAAACTCAAGTATCCACAATATTTTTGTTTAGTGTTACCTAAATACCTCACACACTTTCAGCACCATTATGGAGGCTAATGTTATAATGTGCAGTAATAACTGTATGTCAAACACAATATTCCAGCTGCAGCATACAGTTCTCACTGTACCTGTGTAAAGTATCCTGCTGATCATGCCGGGGATCATGATGGCAAAGAAAGGCAGAACTTTGAGGTACGCAGCCAGCAGGGAGCCTCCTTTTGCATGAGTCAGGGTCTTGGCAGCCAGAGAGCGCTGCACAATGACCTGCAGAGAGTCCCGAATTAAAAGCTGaccaataaatatatatataaatatctaTATGTAAAGCAGGTAACTAGATATCTGTGTAATGTAAGGCAGAATGGAAAACCACAAAGCTTACTGCTATCACTCAGGAATTTATAAGATATCAGGGGCTAAACAGATGCTGTTGTGTAACTGGAAAGACTGTAAATGCTAATTAAAACCAATCGTGCTTTTTCTTATCTCACTTCAGTTGGATCTTTGAAACATGCCAGCTTCTTTACAGAGTAATTCTCAAGATTTTCAGATTAAAACTCTCTGAGTACTTCAGAGAAAATTTTAAATCGGCATCAATAAGATGTAAAAGCTGTAAGTTgtacttttatattttatagatgAAAGATCTCTTGGCATCTTACAtcttaaattcatttttttatgctCATGTGGGTAAATCAGGGCTCGAGCTCTGAACTGCCTTCACTGTAGAAACGAGGTTTGCCTATGAAGTCTTTGATTTGAACTCTACCGATTAAACACTCTCAGAGGGGAAAGCTTCCTTTCATAACTTTAACTTTCATAACTTTAGCTTTGAAAATCACTGACCTGATCAGAGCACCAGTACCACATGGAGGGGATGGACATCCCGACAATAACACCAGGCCAggggaggtcagaggtcactggaTCTCTGAATATGTGGAAAGCATCTTCTCGGGGGATGCCACAGCTCGAGTTGGGTACACGAATTGATGGGATGGCGTTGCCGTAACTCTCCATGAAAGCATTCCAGCCTCCAACCTCCACAAAACCTACACGTAGAGACAAAATACTCAGATTAGCTGGATCATAAAGGGTTGGAAACTGGAAGCTGTGATTTTCACTCATATCCAACTTACTGAAGCCCATGAGGGTCAGAGCTCCTGCCAGCATGATAGCAGTCTGAGCTGCATCTGTATAGATAACAGCAGCCAGACCACCTACGAACAGCAAACAGCACATTATGCACTTCTAGAAGCTGGTAAAATACAGAACAGGCAACATGAGTGGGACTGTAGCTCACCTGCTACAGTATAGATAGCAGTGactaacagcagcagcaccacagcCAGGTAGATGTTCCATTGTAAGGCAAGCTGAATGAACAGGGCACCTGCATACATATCCACCTGGCCGAAAACACACATAGGTTTATGCTAATAAACCAGAGAGAAATTAAGCCAGACAAAGCTTCACAAAATTAATCACTATTGTGAATTATAGCCTACCGATATTTTTGTAAAGATGTAAATAAATAAGGAAAGGACGGCTATAAACAACTGAGTTCTTCTACCACCAAACCGCCTCTGCAGATACTCTGGCATCGTTGTCACCTGTAGAAGAAATAAGGTCAAGCTCTATGAGATCACAGGGGAATAAATGACCAAAATCATGCATGCAACAActtattgtttctttttttcagagtGTGTGTAGAAAACTCACACCAGAGGCAATATAAATGGGCAGGAAGAGCCATCCCAGCAGCAGTACCATCATCATACCCTGTCAGTTAACAAATATCAGCACCGGCAAGGATTTAAACCTATTAATATTTCATATCAAAGTTATTTTTGACagattattttctctttcttacATTCCACTCGTATGCAATGGCACCAATTCCCGCTGCGGCTCCTGACCCTGCCAGACCGATGAAATGTCCACTGCCAATGTTACTGGCGAACAGCGAAGCACCCACCTAAATATAGATGACAGTCCGAATCAGAACATTTTGCCTCCATCTGACTTTTAAAGTGTGCTCTAGATAGAGTTTCTGCACAACTCACCGGCCACCAGGTCATGTTCTTCCCGGCTAAGAAGTATCCATCCACCGTGCTGCGCTTCGTCCTCCACATGGACTGGAAAAAACATGGGAAATGTTATAGAACCTCTTAAAGGTAACAGTAACAGAAGACCTATTTATTCATAATGCTGAGATGGAATCTATTTGTAAGAAAAAGATTAAGTTAGAAGGCTTCTAAGACTTCTAAGACGACATATGTCAGTGACCACAAAACCCAAATTTCGCTGCCCAATCCCAAATCTAAACATCCCTCATATCTTCTGTGTATAAATTATCACAACACGTCTGCTTCTAAAGATCCCGGCTGGCTTTCAGACCCACCGGCTCACTTCTTTAAGCTTGTAGAGCTACAAAGTCCACCCATGTAGGTGAACTTTGTAGCTTCATGTGCCTTCATGTGTCAACACAGGTACCTCAAATCCACCTTTTTACATTTAGaggtgttttctttgtgttatcAAAGTATCACTGCATTCTCACTGTCGCTGGACAGTAATATTATCTTTAATCTCCATTTGTGAGCATCCAGGTTATCAAAGGAAGATAATTATGGGAGAAGGGCAAGAAAATGGGCAATATGAAAAGGTGGAATGAAACTTCTGATAAAGCTTAATACAGATCACTCAGCTCTCATTGAAGGACATTTGCTGATAGCAAAGATTAAGTAAGAAAAAAGCACTGATATGTACTATACAGAGGTCTTCacaatgtgttttatatttaaaggcattagatctgaatttgttttagtttatatgacaaagaaaacaaatgttgGTATCATTCTCTGTGCTTACCCATAGGCCGACTCCCAGCACCAGTAGAAAATAGATTACCAGCACCACTATATCCACGGTATCAAGCGTACTGCCATGCCCCGGAGATGGCGATGCAGATGGGGATGGGGGCACGCTGGTCCCCTGGCGGTCTACtggaaggtcaaaggtcatctgGAATCCAAGAATTTAAAGTCAGCCTCAGGCACCGACAGTGAATGAAGTAGAAAATTCTTTTCAGCTTAAACACAAGACTGGCTTTTTATTTCATGGCATAAATTCAGTTAGTTTAagaaacatttctcagagattttgatccagatcaacatgaaagcatcacacagttgctccaGATTTCTCAGCTGACCGTATGTGACGGGAATCTCCTGTGCCACCACAGTCTGAACTGTTGACAGagtggatccatgctttcatgttgtttacaccaaatctgaccctaccatccaaatgtgcagcagaaatcaagactcatcagaccaggcaacatttttccagtctcCTTTTGTCCAGTGTTGGTGAATCCATGtatcctgttcttagctgacagcagTGGTAttcggtgtggtcttctgctactgTAGCATGTCTACTTGAcatgttgtgtgttcagagatgctcttctgcataccttagtTGCAACAAGTGGGTATTTGCCTTCttgtcagcttgaagcagttTGGCAATTCTCATCTGAggcattttctcccagagaactgctgctcattaGATATTCTCTCTTTTCTTGGACTATTCTCTGAAACcctggttgtgtgggaaaatcccagtagataaaaaaaattctgaaatATTTAGACCAGCTCATCTGGCCCAAACAACcagtcacttaaaaaaaaaaaaaactccattctgatgcttggtttgaactgCAGCATGTCCTCTTGATCGCTGTGTTGGCAccgagttgctgccatgtgattagatgaataaagatttgcCTTCGTGAGCAGTTGTGCAACCcaatgtgtacctaataaagtggccagtgagtatTTGTATGTGTATGCAGTTGAGTTGACCAACATGTCAGACAGACTGCCTTATACAGTACCAAA
It encodes the following:
- the slc5a11 gene encoding sodium/myo-inositol cotransporter 2 codes for the protein MTFDLPVDRQGTSVPPSPSASPSPGHGSTLDTVDIVVLVIYFLLVLGVGLWSMWRTKRSTVDGYFLAGKNMTWWPVGASLFASNIGSGHFIGLAGSGAAAGIGAIAYEWNGMMMVLLLGWLFLPIYIASGVTTMPEYLQRRFGGRRTQLFIAVLSLFIYIFTKISVDMYAGALFIQLALQWNIYLAVVLLLLVTAIYTVAGGLAAVIYTDAAQTAIMLAGALTLMGFSFVEVGGWNAFMESYGNAIPSIRVPNSSCGIPREDAFHIFRDPVTSDLPWPGVIVGMSIPSMWYWCSDQVIVQRSLAAKTLTHAKGGSLLAAYLKVLPFFAIMIPGMISRILYTDEVACAEPEVCREICGNPVGCSDIAYAKLVMKLLPAGLRGLMMAVMIAALMSSLTSIFNSASTIFTMDLWKSFRSRASEWELMIVGRVFVLVLVVVSVLWIPVVQASQGGQLFIYIQSISTYLQPPVSIIFLMGCFWKRTNEKGAFWGLAIGLVVGCIRMLLDFIYPAPLCYEEDDRPAVLKYVHYLYFSMLLSFITLVVVVVVSLVTEEPKPEQISRLTWFTRLDPVKPREQVFASEQSSTTLDVIAIQTDDVGATGREVGSSNGKACHHRKDSASSASSVRSQSKLMSALYWLCGMERRKKEDDPAPLPAPEQTICSLEEKPRLRLIVNANLIICLSVTAFIIGYWA